Proteins encoded by one window of Hafnia alvei:
- a CDS encoding amino acid ABC transporter substrate-binding protein gives MQMRKLALSMLLIGMSSTVAHAADEAKAADAQKAEASADTLQKIKSSGVIVVGHRESSVPFSYYDNAQKVVGYSQDYSNQIVDAVKKQLNMPNLQVKMLPITSQNRIPLLQNGTFDFECGSTTNNAERQQQAAFSNSIFVVGTRLLVKKGGDIKDFKDLAGKPVVVTSGTTSEILLNKLNEKDNMKMRIISAKDHGDSFRTLESGRAVAFMMDDALLAGERAKAKKPDQWEIVGTPQSHEAYGCMLRKNDPAFKKLMDETIAKAQTSGEAAKWFERWFNQPIPPKNMNMNFALSDDMKALFKAPNDQIAK, from the coding sequence ATGCAAATGCGCAAACTGGCGTTATCAATGCTGCTAATCGGTATGTCTAGCACCGTGGCTCACGCCGCAGATGAAGCAAAAGCAGCAGACGCCCAGAAAGCTGAAGCCTCTGCAGACACATTACAAAAGATTAAAAGCAGCGGCGTTATCGTCGTTGGTCATCGCGAATCTTCTGTACCTTTCTCTTATTACGATAACGCGCAGAAAGTGGTGGGCTATTCCCAAGACTATTCTAATCAAATCGTTGATGCGGTTAAAAAGCAGCTGAACATGCCTAATTTACAGGTAAAAATGTTGCCAATCACCTCGCAGAACCGAATCCCACTGCTGCAAAACGGGACCTTTGATTTTGAATGTGGTTCCACCACCAACAACGCAGAGCGCCAGCAACAAGCGGCTTTCTCTAACTCGATCTTCGTCGTCGGTACTCGTCTGCTGGTGAAAAAAGGCGGCGATATTAAAGATTTCAAAGATCTGGCGGGCAAGCCGGTCGTGGTCACATCAGGCACCACCTCTGAGATCCTGCTCAATAAGCTGAACGAGAAAGACAATATGAAAATGCGCATCATCAGCGCCAAAGATCACGGTGACTCATTCCGTACTCTGGAAAGCGGTCGCGCAGTGGCCTTTATGATGGATGACGCCTTATTGGCCGGTGAGCGTGCTAAAGCGAAGAAACCCGATCAGTGGGAAATTGTTGGCACTCCTCAGTCGCATGAAGCCTACGGCTGTATGCTGCGTAAGAACGATCCAGCCTTTAAAAAGCTGATGGATGAAACCATTGCCAAAGCGCAAACCTCTGGCGAAGCCGCTAAATGGTTTGAACGTTGGTTCAATCAACCAATTCCACCAAAAAATATGAATATGAACTTTGCGCTTTCTGATGACATGAAAGCATTGTTCAAAGCCCCTAACGACCAAATCGCTAAATAA
- a CDS encoding MSMEG_1061 family FMN-dependent PPOX-type flavoprotein, translating into MQLNPEFIIADEQKLREHYAQPNKMVLQKQIDHIDSYARQLIASSTFVVISTVGENGMDCSPKGGDAGFVVVEDEKTLLLPDLPGNNRLDGIRNLLNNPTIGLLFLIPGWSEAFRVNGSAQISVDPELCQRFNVQENAARSVLVINVEEAFIHCGRAVTFGGLWDAERQLDPKSLPSIMEIVRAHIALSQAASQA; encoded by the coding sequence ATGCAGCTAAATCCTGAATTTATCATTGCCGATGAGCAAAAATTGCGTGAACACTATGCTCAGCCCAATAAGATGGTGCTGCAGAAGCAAATTGATCACATTGATAGCTACGCCCGTCAGCTGATCGCGTCGTCTACATTTGTCGTGATTTCAACGGTTGGTGAAAACGGAATGGACTGCTCTCCCAAAGGCGGAGATGCGGGCTTTGTCGTAGTGGAAGATGAAAAGACGCTGTTGCTGCCCGACTTACCGGGCAACAATCGCTTAGACGGCATTCGTAATCTGCTGAATAATCCAACGATCGGGCTGCTGTTTTTAATTCCGGGTTGGAGTGAAGCCTTTCGTGTGAACGGCAGCGCACAAATCAGCGTCGATCCTGAGCTATGCCAGCGCTTCAATGTGCAAGAAAATGCCGCTCGTAGCGTGCTGGTGATTAACGTTGAAGAAGCCTTTATCCACTGTGGCAGAGCCGTGACCTTTGGGGGCTTATGGGACGCTGAACGCCAGCTTGATCCTAAGTCACTGCCTTCTATCATGGAAATTGTCCGCGCCCACATCGCCCTATCTCAAGCAGCCTCTCAAGCCTAA